The region TGAGCTCTTGTTCTTTTGTAACTAAATTCTTTTTTACTATCTCACCACATTTTCCCTGCTTCTAGCTTGCTATTTTCTTAACAGCTGATATGTGATTATATAACTCCCTGAGATCCCGGGATCTCTCTGTCTTTTGTGGGGGAGTTGCTCTGTCTGTCCAGTAAGCTCTCGTCTATTGTCTGTAAAGCTTATACAACCTTCTGGGTGAGAGGTCATGTTTTGCTCTCCTGCCTCTCCTTCTTCATGTAGTCGTCACACCCAATTATTCCTAGAAATCTCTTTGCTCTTGAGGAGACAGTCTGATTTATCTAAAAGTTTTTGACGTAAAAGAGTAGAATGGGTGAGACACTCTTTGCTTTTATCTCATTCTTCTCCCAAATATGTCTGAAAGTGTGatcaaacaaacacagcaggGCCAGATGTTTGactcaggttttattttctgctcgTTTCAGCTGGTCCGATCATGAGAAAGCGGTGGGCTCCCTCGCCCGTCGCCTGGGTTTCACTCAGGTGTCTCTCTCCAGCGAGGTCATGCCAATGGTGCGGGCGGTCCCTCGGGGCTACACGGTCTGCGCAGACACCTATCTGACACCCAAAATTCATCAGTATTTAAAAGGATTCACTGCCGGCTTCAAAGGTGGCCTGAAggtaagtttttcttttaattattattgttattattatacttttttttaattaattttgggcaccaaaaaacttatttttgtatttcaatttaAACTTCCTAGGCCTGAATTCCCTAATTGAATCTTTTCTTTAGGATGTAGATGTGTTGTTCATGCAGTCAGATGGAGGTCTGACCCCCATGGAGCAGTTCTGCGGCTCAAGAGCCATTCTCTCTGGCCCAGCAGGGGGCGTGGTGGGATACGCCGTCACCTCCTACAGCCAAATGGAGAAGAAGCCCGTGATTGGCTTTGATATGGGCGGTGAGTGTGTCAGATTATGtcctttttcttccaccttCCAATTACATGTTaactttgtttctttcacaGTACATCTAAgcgaaaaaatagaaaacatcccAGAAGCATAAACTTCTGGAATGTTTATGCAGTAACATCCCAGAAGGTTCAAGGCTTCAAAAGAATTTAGTGAAGTACAAATATACCACTCGAGACTTTCTATTccgttatttttttatttttttttttaatcttcatgTTTTGTgccagcctggggtctttctgcacggagtttgtgTGTCCTctctgtgcatgcgtgggttctccggcttcctcccacagtccaaaaacatgactgttaggttaattggtctctctaaattctccctaggtgtgtgtgtgtgtgtgtgtgtgtgcatggctgtttgtcctgtctgtctgcatgtttccctgcgacagactggcgacctgtccagggtgtaccccgcctctcgctcggaacattagctggagatgggtaccagcacccctcctgaccccactagggacaagggtgttagaaaatggatggatggatgttttgtGTTTCCCGCCAGGAACCTCCACCGATGTGAGCCGCTATGCTGGCCAGTACGAACATGTGTTTGAGGCCACGACGGCTGGAGTCACCCTGCAAGCACCTCAGCTGGACATCAACACCGTGGCTGCGGGCGGGGGGTCCCGACTCTTTTTCAGGTGAACTTACTCTTGAAAGAGGAATTTATTCCTCCTTCAAATGAACTCTTACAAATTCTTGTTTGCATTTCCCTGGCgtgtttatgatttttttgctttttccgCCCCCTCTCCCCAGATCAGGGATGTTTGTCGTAGGACCAGAATCTGCAGGTGCACATCCAGGACCGGCCTGTTACAGGAAAGGTGAGATTACAGACTGCTCTCTCACCTCCACGCTCGGTTAATAAACATGAGTGCGTTTcattttttggctttattgaATCTTCCTTTTATACCTCACCCTTTTAATCTCCATGACGTTAGGCAATAATCCACAGTAACAGAGCTGGGGTTTTCGGTTTCGTCCCACCAGCCTCCTCTGAGTTAATAATCCGCTTAATATacatgaagggaaaaaaatggactCAAGTTCTGCTTGCATAACTCAAGCTTGTGTCAAGCGAAAGCTATAAAGCAGGAATAAAGAGGATGTCTTTCAGAAACCAAATAGATTCATGATCAACGACCGATTTCCACTTTCGTATTGCAgaataagtaaaagtaaaaagagaaaaacaaggctgaagctgagaacataacgcaaacaaaaatcttacatttttgtaacaatGCCTTTTTGTAACCATTTTctggtcagatttttttttccctttttgttttttttattttaaatgtattttgcagGTGGCCCTCTGACTGTGACCGATGCCAACTTAGCTCTGGGTCGCATTCTTCCTCCCTTCTTTCCAAAAATCTTCGGCCCCGCTGAGAACGAACCGTTGTCGTTGGAAGACACCATGACGCATTTCCGTCATCTCACTGAGGAGATCaacagcttcctgtctgcaaGTCAAACCCAGGTGCCGCTActtaaaggttttcattttagtAACGCTAATGGCAAACAGGGATATAAGAGacttattatttatgttttcaaataaaggccaatGGGGCCACAAACTCCCAGAACAAAATGGTGGCAGGCAGCCAATCAACGATGAGCGTGGAAGACGTCGCGATGGGATTCATTCGTGTTGCTAACGAGGCGATGTGTCGACCAATTAGGGCTTTGACGCAAGTATGTTATTACAGCGCTGCGGGATTTTAGGATTACTGACTTTAAGCAATTTTGTGTtaactttcttcttctaaaaACCTAACAGGCCAAAGGTCATGACACGTCTCAGCATGTGCTGGCGTGTTTCGGCGGTGCAGGAGGCCAGCATGCCTGCTCTATAGCCCGAGCTCTGGGAATGAAGACCGTCTTCATCCATAAGTAAGATTGATAAGGGGAAAAGGAGGGTTAAGTTGCTGTACAAGAATATTTTGTTGCTTAAACTGGTTTGTTAGAGTGTGTGTACTGCTCTCAGGTACAGCGGCGTCCTGTCAGCATACGGCCTTGCCCTGGCAGACGTTGTGGAAGAGGTGCAGGAGCCGTGCTCCCTTAAGTACGAGCAGCGGTGTTTCAGCGAGCTGGACCGCAGGATGGAGCAACTCTGCAGACGCTGCCGCGACACGCTGTCCGCGCGCGGTTTTTCGAGGTCAGAGCCAACAAAACTCAGCAAGCGAAAGTAACTGATAGATTTTCTTCCTAAAAAAGAGGGATGTCGCCTTTAATTGGCCATTGGACGAGTGCTTTAACCCTCCAGGCACCAAAGGTTAAAGCGTTCATCACTTTTCATCATAGTCTACTGTCACACCTGCAATCAGAGCCTGTTTATAGagatttgacttattttttctaacattttcatGATATCACAACTTTAACCACTAGTAGCAAAGCTACTGTGGAGGACTAAATTGAGAATCTCTTCCACATTTGGTTGCATTATTGCATAGAAATGTAATAtatgatttctttctttcattataAATTagggtaaaaatgtaaaatatattttaaagatgaatcaaaatgtcacatttatgaTTAATTACGACTCAAGCCGATAAACAGTTTTAAGGTTTGTGAGCTGTACTTTGGTATGTTCACTGGAAGAGCCTATTACTTCATTTTCCTTATTCTAAACCTTCATTAGCTAATGATTCAAAATGCAGCTATGGTTTTTCTAAGaatatttttctcaataaatcaaaaaaattggcatcaatttgaaaaatatgcatgtttttaaGAGACACaatatgttcttgtttttaccattttgtgACAACCAATGTAACTCATGTAGAAGTACCTTCAACCACTGCTTTACCTCTTTGCTATGTGAATGATTGAAtcctaatttttaaatgttacctACCTCTGATTAACATTGACTGTTGACAGTAACATGATCCAACTCTCTGGGACTTCTCTTGTCGTCCCCAGTGGTCAGATATCTACTGAGGTTTTCCTCCACCTGCGTTACGAAGGCACCGACTGCGCCCTCATGGTTACGGCTGACGGTTACCCCGGAAACGCCCACTCCTGTCGAGCCGGCGACTTCGGCAGCGCCTTCGCCAAACGGTCTGCCGAGTCCCTTTATTCATGCCTGTTTTAGTGTAAATCAGCTAACTTTTCTTCATGGGAAtaagtcatgttttgtttttgttgcagttatttGAAGGAGTTTGGGTTCACCATCCCAGACAGAGCCATCATGGTGGACGACATCAGAGTGAGAGGCTGTGGAAAATCTGGGATCAACTCCATGCATAAATCAAAGAAGGGACACAAACAAGCCAAACCTGTCATGGTAGTCAagaacatacacacacataataGTAGCCATCCTTGCATCTCACACCAAAGGTGTTCTGTTGTCTTCCTCTGTAGATGACCAAGTGTTTCTTTGAAGATGGGTACATGGACACCAGTGTGTTTCTGTGGGAGGAACTCCCATGTGGCAAAAGCATCCAAGGACCGGCCATCATCATCGACAAAAACAGGCAAGCCTTTCTCTAGAGATGGACTGGTTGCCCTCCATCAAGGTTCACTGAGGTGTTAGTTGAAGTGAAGTTTTTGAGCCTAAAACCAGGGTTTGTTCAGGTGCTTGAAAGCCCTGACAATGCTTGAACTTCAATTAGGAATTTCAATTAGGAACGTCAATTAGGTGTTTTCAAAGTTTGTAAAGTtcttgatttctgtataaagtccttgaaatttcttgatattcaaactgcacatttttgctATAAAGACGGTTGAAACCAGATATCATTCACCTAGTAAAAAGACAGTcatatttgttttcactgtctgaagttaaatttgactaaatgttttttttgttttaggtcaattagGATTAccaaatgtatttctgtttggtaaatgccagaaaatatagtgagaatattttttttttatttattttagaatgtTTATTATTCCTAATTGATTTgtgtaactgaaataaaaggttGGGTcgtattttaaatgttaagcaATGTTAATAACAAGtaacattattgtttataaaacataagctcttttgaaatactgtttATCTGCTTTGACACAAGcaatttacagttggtaaattttgcaaaagtaaaaatggttgaaatctattttttcttaattagtaTTAATTAAGACACACAAAATCTCCATtatgacaatgtggaaaaaagttttcaaGTGCTGTGAGAATAATCTCTTACTGTGAGGATGGCGTAAATACTTCATGcctaaatctgtttttctttttctgctcttgAGTTCAGAACATTAAAATCTTTACGCTTGTGGGTTAAATTCATTAATAATTAAGCTAGTTTGCTGCAAGTTTACCATCTCTTCTTTCATCCCCGTCAGCACCATCCTGGTGGAGCCGTCCTGCGAGGCCTGCCTGACGGAGGACGGCGACGTCTGCCTGGCTGTCGGCTCAGACTCTCAGTGCGCCATCGGCACTGAGCTCAACACCGTGCAGCTCTCCATCTTCTCCCACCGCTTCATGAGCATAGCGGGTGGGACGGcactttcaaaaaaatgttcagagggATTAGAGATGCGATTGTGAAGGAAAGCTGCTGACCAGTATGTTTGTCCTGCGGACCGTTGCAGAGCAGATGGGCAGAGTCCTCCAGAGGACCTCCATCTCCACGAACATCAAGGAGCGTCTGGACTTCTCCTGCGCCGTGTTCGGGCCCGACGGAGGCCTGGTGTCGAATGCGCCTCACATCCCTGTCCACCTGGGGGCCATGCAGGAGACCGTCCAGTACCAGGTGATTAGCAAGACCACTCCTGAGTGCAGAAACTGACACCAAGTCTGAGTGTTTTATGtccagtttttttccttctgtttgtgAAGATCAGATCACTGGGAAACGAGCTGAGAGAAGGAGACGTGATTCTGAGTAACCACCCATGCGCCGGCGGCAGCCACCTCCCGGACTTGACCGTCATCACACCGGTCAGGCTTTCGGTTCTTCTCTAATGTCCTCATCTGTCCCCATGTCTGTCCTGTCTTCACTGTTGTCTTTCTTCTGTCTCTCAACCCAAAGGTGTTTCGAAAAGGAGTCAACAGGCCTGTGTTCTTtgtggccagcagggggcatcATGCCGACATCGGAGGCGTCACTCCGGGCTCTATGCCCCCCCACTCCACTTCCCTTCAGCAGGAGGGGGCagtctttgtttcatttaagcTCGTCAATGGGGGAGTCTTCCAGGAAGAAGGTAAAAAGACCAACTCGTCTTCCGCAGCCCGTTAGAACAcagatgttttcctgcagagTTTATCTCCGGCCCTCTCTCTTCCACTTGTCTCCATGCCAGCCGTCACCGAAGCTCTGATGGCTCCGGCTCAGCACCCCGGCTGCTCTGGGACTCGTAATCTCCACGACAACCTGTCAGACCTGCGGGCTCAGGTGGCAGCCAACCAGAGGGGCAGCCAGTTAGTGGGGGAGCTGATTGACTGCTACGGGTTAGACGTGGTCCAGGCCTACATGGGA is a window of Xiphophorus maculatus strain JP 163 A chromosome 21, X_maculatus-5.0-male, whole genome shotgun sequence DNA encoding:
- the oplah gene encoding 5-oxoprolinase isoform X2, producing the protein MAETKGKFDFAIDRGGTFTDVFARLPDGRERVLKLLSRDPQNYKDAPTEGIRRVLEEESGQLFPRDQPVDTALIGWIRMGTTVATNALLEREGERTALLVTKGFKDLLHIGTQARPKLFDLEVAVPDVLYEEVIEVDERVVLCRDDCQLPRKDPKRIVTGSTGDSLEVWQELDLEKVEKDLRGVLSRGISSVAVLLLHSYTWSDHEKAVGSLARRLGFTQVSLSSEVMPMVRAVPRGYTVCADTYLTPKIHQYLKGFTAGFKGGLKDVDVLFMQSDGGLTPMEQFCGSRAILSGPAGGVVGYAVTSYSQMEKKPVIGFDMGGTSTDVSRYAGQYEHVFEATTAGVTLQAPQLDINTVAAGGGSRLFFRSGMFVVGPESAGAHPGPACYRKGGPLTVTDANLALGRILPPFFPKIFGPAENEPLSLEDTMTHFRHLTEEINSFLSASQTQANGATNSQNKMVAGSQSTMSVEDVAMGFIRVANEAMCRPIRALTQAKGHDTSQHVLACFGGAGGQHACSIARALGMKTVFIHKYSGVLSAYGLALADVVEEVQEPCSLKYEQRCFSELDRRMEQLCRRCRDTLSARGFSSGQISTEVFLHLRYEGTDCALMVTADGYPGNAHSCRAGDFGSAFAKRYLKEFGFTIPDRAIMVDDIRVRGCGKSGINSMHKSKKGHKQAKPVMMTKCFFEDGYMDTSVFLWEELPCGKSIQGPAIIIDKNSTILVEPSCEACLTEDGDVCLAVGSDSQCAIGTELNTVQLSIFSHRFMSIAEQMGRVLQRTSISTNIKERLDFSCAVFGPDGGLVSNAPHIPVHLGAMQETVQYQIRSLGNELREGDVILSNHPCAGGSHLPDLTVITPVFRKGVNRPVFFVASRGHHADIGGVTPGSMPPHSTSLQQEGAVFVSFKLVNGGVFQEEAVTEALMAPAQHPGCSGTRNLHDNLSDLRAQVAANQRGSQLVGELIDCYGLDVVQAYMGYIQSNAELAVRDMLREFAQRRRRQTSGSLDVESEDFMDDGTPIRLRVQINEEEGSAVFDFTGTGTEVWGNCNAPRAITLSALIYCLRCMVGQDIPLNQGCLKPIKVIVPPGSILQPSQNAAVVGGNVLTSQRVVDVIFKAFEVCAASQGCMNNISFGSERVGYYETVAGGAGAGPGWHGRSGVHSHMTNTRITDPEILEKRRRGEVPGRRRRRPQTSVQEQGGPVRPDGETGHPPLRP
- the oplah gene encoding 5-oxoprolinase isoform X1, coding for MAETKGKFDFAIDRGGTFTDVFARLPDGRERVLKLLSRDPQNYKDAPTEGIRRVLEEESGQLFPRDQPVDTALIGWIRMGTTVATNALLEREGERTALLVTKGFKDLLHIGTQARPKLFDLEVAVPDVLYEEVIEVDERVVLCRDDCQLPRKDPKRIVTGSTGDSLEVWQELDLEKVEKDLRGVLSRGISSVAVLLLHSYTWSDHEKAVGSLARRLGFTQVSLSSEVMPMVRAVPRGYTVCADTYLTPKIHQYLKGFTAGFKGGLKDVDVLFMQSDGGLTPMEQFCGSRAILSGPAGGVVGYAVTSYSQMEKKPVIGFDMGGTSTDVSRYAGQYEHVFEATTAGVTLQAPQLDINTVAAGGGSRLFFRSGMFVVGPESAGAHPGPACYRKGGPLTVTDANLALGRILPPFFPKIFGPAENEPLSLEDTMTHFRHLTEEINSFLSASQTQANGATNSQNKMVAGSQSTMSVEDVAMGFIRVANEAMCRPIRALTQAKGHDTSQHVLACFGGAGGQHACSIARALGMKTVFIHKYSGVLSAYGLALADVVEEVQEPCSLKYEQRCFSELDRRMEQLCRRCRDTLSARGFSSGQISTEVFLHLRYEGTDCALMVTADGYPGNAHSCRAGDFGSAFAKRYLKEFGFTIPDRAIMVDDIRVRGCGKSGINSMHKSKKGHKQAKPVMMTKCFFEDGYMDTSVFLWEELPCGKSIQGPAIIIDKNSTILVEPSCEACLTEDGDVCLAVGSDSQCAIGTELNTVQLSIFSHRFMSIAEQMGRVLQRTSISTNIKERLDFSCAVFGPDGGLVSNAPHIPVHLGAMQETVQYQIRSLGNELREGDVILSNHPCAGGSHLPDLTVITPVFRKGVNRPVFFVASRGHHADIGGVTPGSMPPHSTSLQQEGAVFVSFKLVNGGVFQEEAVTEALMAPAQHPGCSGTRNLHDNLSDLRAQVAANQRGSQLVGELIDCYGLDVVQAYMGYIQSNAELAVRDMLREFAQRRRRQTSGSLDVESEDFMDDGTPIRLRVQINEEEGSAVFDFTGTGTEVWGNCNAPRAITLSALIYCLRCMVGQDIPLNQGCLKPIKVIVPPGSILQPSQNAAVVGGNVLTSQRVVDVIFKAFEVCAASQGCMNNISFGSERVGYYETVAGGAGAGPGWHGRSGVHSHMTNTRITDPEILEKRYPVILEHFSLRPGSGGAGKCRGGDGVVRKLLFRNKVVLSVLTERRAIRPYGLEGGEDGAAGLNLLHRADGRILNLGAKTSVSLEPGDMFCLYTPGGGGFGSEGDLKSGGPQRKRRRLNEVFTERGSVFEYRMAQEGV